The following are from one region of the Aspergillus chevalieri M1 DNA, chromosome 1, nearly complete sequence genome:
- a CDS encoding uncharacterized protein (COG:S;~EggNog:ENOG410Q2IT;~InterPro:IPR027417) gives MLIMDSNFSSPPSQSFFPPPSSSPSPPLSVSSTLPSATRRQYTALIMLGPCTYERGNYRCQCTQGIVPGVNTSNLNDAQTCDTCLHPIAMHLDYAPPGPSAPSTATALAPSSSASSSNIPSKITEPYNLSSWIYPRTKLVNELIHRLHYYHIIRVRGTPASGKTTVMNLVVNQLLENYGKEKPIHVLTDWNESKVDGKGGWGAYLKHKTGVHGNQWLTYPAYLVIDEAQVSYWDAELWTDFFKRIVPLVSPYILLFTSYGSPGRGFVGFSEKRHTQTPLIFAPEQQISLRADENIRYYDPWRADLSLTPVGLLLDQDEALEVVTLITKHMQPRPSLTEDLKKGLALFSGGHIGLLESLLRALHGVSDIYDHVRKGRMLYWKTVARALFGRPRALFGRLSGQPFARGLPRPDQVQSSDAIRVFRRAILRDGVFRSEAEKKDRGFQQALENICRNGWLHEEKLGRDSHYVFASRVHWWYCNMLYMATECDNEIKHSTPLDLAIDAIRHFRPSQLADAPRSSTTPAEDQYQKEFYRCLIPILSGHLILSPEFGIGEATKGGGMIDFFIEQKNWGFELLRDRDRLVEHMKRFEPDGQYYSMIKSGEMKEYIVLDFRISQPTKARPEYAHRLYHVVFSERYRQVDILEGGTLSSVSSFTLLENPDPLD, from the exons ATGCTTATCATGGATTCAAATTTCTCTTCACCACCGTCACAGTCCTTCTTTCcccctccatcttcttcaccttcaccTCCTCTCTCAGTGTCGTCTACGTTACCCTCTGCCACACGACGGCAATACACTGCACTCATCATGCTAGGTCCATGTACCTATGAGCGTGGCAATTACAGGTGTCAATGCACCCAAGGAATAGTCCCTGGGGTCAACACCTCAAATCTCAATGATGCTCAGACCTGTGATACATGCTTGCATCCAATAGCCATGCACCTTGACTATG CTCCTCCAGGCCCTTCTGCTCCCAGCACTGCTACTGCTCTTGCTCCCTCCAGCAGCGCCTCTTCTAGCAACATTCCATCGAAGATAACTGAACCTTACA ATCTTTCAAGTTGGATTTATCCGCGGACGAAATTGGTCAATGAGTTGATACATCGACTTCATTACTATCATATCATTCGAGTGCGCGGCACGCCAGCTTCCGGGAAAACAACTGTGATGAACCTTGTGGTCAATCAGCTGCTTGAGAACTATGGCAAGGAAAAGCCTATTCATGTTCTTACAGATTGGAATGAGAGCAAAGTTGATGGAAAAGGCGGCTGGGGTGCATATTTAAAGCACAAGACAGGCGTTCATGGTAATCAGTGGCTCACCTACCCCGCCTATCTGGTTATAGATGAGGCACAAGTGTCGTATTGGGATGCCGAACTTTGGACAGATTTCTTCAAACGTATTGTGCCCCTTGTCAGCCCATACATCCTACTTTTCACATCATACGGCTCGCCAGGTCGGGGCTTTGTGGGCTTCAGCGAGAAAAGGCATACTCAAACACCCTTGATATTTGCCCCTGAACAGCAGATATCACTACGAGCTGATGAGAATATCAGATATTACGACCCGTGGCGAGCAGATTTATCATTGACGCCAGTTGGCCTGCTACTTGACCAAGATGAAGCATTGGAAGTGGTGACATTAATCACAAAACATATGCAGCCACGTCCATCTTTGACAGAAGACCTGAAGAAGGGACTGGCTTTGTTCAGTGGTGGGCATATAGGATTACTCGAAAGTCTGCTACGTGCCCTACATGGTGTATCA GATATTTATGACCATGTGCGGAAAGGCAGGATGCTTTATTGGAAGACCGTGGCTAGAGCTCTCTTTGGTCGACCTCGAGCGCTCTTTGGACGCCTTTCCGGCCAGCCATTTGCTAGGGGCTTGCCTAGACCCGATCAAGTACAGTCAAGTGATGCAATCAGAGTTTTTAGAAGGGCTATTCTTCGCGATGGTGTCTTTAGGTCTGAAGCCGAAAAGAAAGATCGGGGATTTCAACAAGCTCTTGAAAATATTTGTCGCAATGGATGGCTGCATGAAGAAAAATTAGGTCGGGATTCTCACTATGTATTTGCCAGTCGAGTACACTGGTG GTATTGTAACATGCTCTACATGGCTACAGAGTGTGACAATGAGATCAAACACAGTACACCACTTGATCTCGCAATTGATGCTATCAGGCATTTCAGACCCTCTCAGCTGGCAGATGCTCCCCGCTCAAGTACAACTCCTGCTGAAGATCAATATCAAAAAGAATTTTATCGCTGCCTAATACCAATACTCAGCGGCCATCTTATACTGTCCCCAGAGTTTGGGATTGGGGAAGCCACCAAAGGTGGTGGGATGATTGATTTCTTCATTGAACAGAAGAATTGGGGCTTCGAGCTTTTAAGGGACCGTGATCGCCTGGTAGAACATATGAAACGGTTTGAACCTGACGGGCAGTACTACAGCATGATAAAATCTGGGGAAATGAAAGAGTACATTGTCTTGGACTTCAGAATTTCACAGCCGACAAAAGCCCGTCCAG AATATGCGCACCGTCTTTACCACGTTGTTTTCTCTGAACGGTACCGACAAGTCGATATTCTTGAAGGGGGTACCCTCAGCAGTGTAAGCTCCTTTACTTTGCTAGAGAACCCTGACCCTCTAGATTGA